The Acidimicrobiales bacterium genome segment GAAGCGCTCAGGCGCATAGGCGATGGCATGGGCCAACCGTCCTGCCGCCAGTTCCCAGTCGGGCCGTTGCTTGCCGATGCGGTCGCCCACGGCGACGCCGCACCGCAACGACAGGTAGATCGACGACGAGCCGGTGAGCAGGGCGAAGCGACCGGGGTTGAGGTCGGGCTCGATGCACCACAGCACCTCGCCGGTCGAGCGCTGCAACCGCACCACCCAGTCGAGCGCCCGCTCGACCATGCCCCACGTCGAGCGCAGGAAGTCCTCGTCGCCGGTGACGAGGAAGTGGTGCCACACGCCGACGGCCACGTAGGCCACCACGTTGGTGTCGAGGCGGTAGTCCTCCACCTCGTTGTCGCCGATGTAGTAGTTGAACCACGACCCGTCGCGGTTCTGGATGTCGGCCAGCCACCGGTACGCCGCCTCGGCCTCGGCCCATCGACCGCCCACGCTCAGCGCCATGGCCGTCTCCACGTGGTTCCACGGGTCGCAGTGCCCGCCCGGGAACCAAGGGATCATGCCCGACGGCACCTGCAGGGCGGCGATGCCGTCGACCGTGGCGCGCACGTCCGTCACGGCTTCATCCCGTAGAGCACGACGCTCTTGCCCAGCACCGGGTTCAGCACCCGCTCGGCCACCTGCGTCACCCACGGCTTCGACATGATGTCCCACACCAACAGCCGGTGGTACGCCTTCACCAGCCGGTGCTCGTCGTTGCGAACGCCCACCGCGCACTTCAGCCACCAGTACGGCGAGTGCAGCGCGTGGGCGTGGTGGTGGCCCGTGAGACGCAGCCCCGCGGCCCGCAAGCGGCCCTCCAGCGCGCTGCGCCGATAGATGCGCACGTGCCCGCCCTCGACCGAGTGGTACTCGTCGGACAAGGCCCAGTTGACGAGCTCCGGTCCCCAGCGGGGGACGGTGACGGCGATGGTGCCGCCCGGCCGCAACACCCGCACCAGTTCGGCAATCGCCGCGGTATCGGGCGGGATGTGCTCGAGCACTTCGGCGGCGATCACCCGGTCGAAGGTGGCGTCGGGGAACGGCAGCCGCAGCGCGTCGCCGGTCAGCGCCACGCCGTCGCCCTCGCCCTCCAGCGCGGCGAACATGGCAGCCACGCCCTTTACCTCGGTGTCGTCGGCGTCGACCGCCACCGCGCGAGCGCCCCGCTCCACAGCGGCAAAGGCATGGCGCCCTGCGCCGCACCCGAGGTCGAGCACTCGGTCTCCGGGCCGCAGCCCCAGGCGTTCGAAGTCGACGGTCAGCATGCGGAAGCGATGGCCTTTCGATAGGCGTCGACCGTGCCTTCGGCCGTGGCCCGCCAGGTGAAGTGCTCCAGCACGCGACGCCGCCCGCCGTCGCCGATGCGGCGCCGCAGAGCCTCGTCGGCCAGCGCATCGTTGATCGCTGTGGCCAACGCCCCCACGTCGCCGGGCGGCACCAGCAACCCCGTCTCTCCGTGGGCGCCCACGACCTCGGGCAGCGCGCCTCCCGTCGTGGCAACCAGCGGCACGCCGCACGCCATGGCTTCCACGGCGGGCAACGAGAAGCCTTCGTACAACGACGGAACCACCGCCACCTCGGCCTCGGCGTAGAGCTCCACGATGCGCTCGTCGCTCACGCCGCTCACGAACGACACGGCACCGGCCAAGCCCAGCCGCTCGATGGTCTCCTGCACCCGGCTCTCCGGGCGGGGCTTGCCGATCACCACCAACTCGGCGTGGCGTTCGGTGCGTACCTTGGCCACCGCTTCGAGCAGGGGGACCAACCCCTTGAGGGGCACGTCGGCGCTGGCCGTCGTCATCAGCCGCCCCGGCACCCGGGCGATGTGGGGGAGGGGGCGGAACCGAGTGGTGTCGACGCCGACGTGCACGATGGACAGGCGGTCGGGCTCGACCCCCATCTGCTCGACGATGTCGGCCCGCGACGACTCCGACACGGTGATGACCGCCGGCAACCGCTTCGCCACCCGCACCTGCATGCGCACGAAGCCGTACCACCGGCGCAGCGTCAGTTGCCGTCGCCACGAACGGGCGTGCTCCAACTCCAGCCGGCGGTCGACGGTGATGGGGTGGTGCAGCGTCGTCACCAACGGCCACCCGTCGCGCACCATGCCGAGCATGCCGGTGCCCATGCACTGGTTGTCGTGCACGACGTCGAAGTCGCCCCGTCGCGCCCGCAGCGCCTTGCGGGCGCGCAGGCTGAACGTCAGCGGCTCGGGGAACCCGGCCGTGCACATGAGGCCGAACTCCAGCGCGTCGACCAGCGATGTGAACTCGCGAGGCTTGGGGATGCGGAACGGATCAGGCTGGCGGTAGAGGTCGAGGCTGGGGACCTTCACCAACTCCACGCCCTCGTCGAGGTCGGGGTACGGCGGGCCGCCGAAGACGGTGACCTCGTGGCCCAGGGCCACCAGCTCCCGCGTCAGGTGCCGGGTGTAGACGCCTTGGCCGCCGGAATGAGGGTTGCCGCGGTACGCGAGGTACGCAATGCGAAGCCTCCCCTCCCCGAGCGACATGAGGGCTAAGGGTGCCTGGAATTGACCACCTGGTCAATTCTCCGACGCCACCACGCAACGGCCAGCGCCCCGGCGGCGAGCACGATCACCGGTGCGTCGCCGAAGCGGGCGTAGACCGTGCGGCCGTCGCGCAGCGCCACCGTCTCGTGCACCACTTGGCGCCTGCCGAGCGTCGTGCGCGCCCGCAGCCGGCCGTGGTGGTCGACGACTGCGCCGTACCCGGTGGGCGCCGCCTGCACCAGGTCGCGGCCGGTTTCGAGCGCGCGCAGGCGGGCGGCGGCCACCTGTGTGGTGGGCACCTGGCTGGTCTTGAACGACGCCGCGTTGGTGGGCACCAACAGCAGGCGGCCTCCCGCGTTGGCGGCGGCCCGGGCGCGGTCGGCGAAGAACACCTCGAAGCTGATGACCACCCCGAGGCGACCGGCCGGCGTGTCGAGGCGGCCCGGCCCGGTGCCGGGCACGGCGTCGCGGGGGATGACGCTCAAGTCGACGAAGCGGTCGAGGAACGAACGGCCGGGCACGTACTCGCCAAACGGCACCCGGTGCACCTTGTCGTAGCGGTCGAGCAGTTGCCCGTCGGGCCCCCACGCCACGGCAGCGTTGGCGAAGCGGGTGCCGCGGACGTCCTCGACCACCCCCGCCACCAGCACGGTGTCGAGGCCGTCGGCGGTGGCCGCCAGCACGGCGCCCGCCTCGGCTTCGGTGATGGGCCGGTCGACGTCGACCACGTCCTCAGGCCATACCACCACGTCGACACCGGGGCGCACGCCGGCGGTGGCCTCGACATGGGCTTCGAAGACCTGGCGGGGGTCGGTGTCGACGGCGCGAAACCCGCGTCGCCCGCCACCCTGCACCACCGCCACGTCGAGGTGCCCCGTGGGTGCGCCGCCGTCGGGCGCCGCTGCGCTGAGCACGGCGAGGAGCACGACGGCAGCCACGGCGAGGACGCGGCGCATGGCGACCAAGGCCACGGCGCCGAGGATCAACAGTTCTCCACCGACGCGGGCCAGCGGTGCCAGTGGCCCGTCCACCTGGCCGGGGGGGATGCCCGCCATGGGCAGCCCGCCGAAGGGGATGGTGGCCCGCACCGCTTCGGCGAGCACCAGGGCCGCGGGAAAGGCGACCACCCGCCACCGTCCGCTCGGTGGAGCGACGATCACCGCGACCATGACGAAGGCTGCTTCCGCCAGCATCACCAGCGGGCCGCCAACGGCGTGAAAGTCGCTCATCCACCACAGGCCGGGGACGAACATGCCGAGCCCGAAGCCGAGGCCGAGCTTGGCCCGACGACGGGCGCGCTCGACGCCTTCGGTGGCGACGGCGAGCACGGCCAGCCCGACGAAGGCCAACGGCCACCAACCCCACGGGGGGACGGACAGGGCGGTGAGGACGCCGGCGACGACGCAGGCAGCAAGGCGCACGGCCGCCATCGTCGTCGGCCCGCTACCGTCCGCGCCATGCAGCCCGACGAGATCTACGAAGACACCCGGGCCCGCCTCACCGCCTTCGTCCGCCAGTTGGGCGACGACGACCTGGCTCGGCCGGTGGCGGCCTGCCCCGGATGGACGGTGCGCGACGTCGTCGCCCACCTGACGGGCGTGGCTGTCGACATCACAGCCGGGCGCACCGAGGGGCTGGCCACGTCGGAGTCGACGGCCCGTCAGGTGGCCGAGCGCGCCGGCCGTTCCCTCGACGAGCTGCTCGACGAATGGGCCGAGCACGCACCCGCCCTCGGGCGCCTGGTACGCGAGACGCCCCGGATGGCGCGGGCGGTGGTCGACCTCGTGACCCACGAGTACGACATCTGCGGCCCGGTCGAGTCGGTCGGCTTCGACTACTCCCTCCAGGCCTACGTCACGGGGCTCGACTACCGCCTGCGCAAGCACTCGCTGCCGCCGCTGCGGGTGCGGGCGGGCGACGAGGAATGGGAGTTGGGCGGAGGCGATCCGGCGACGACGATGGCCACCTCGCCCACCGAGCTGTTCCGGGCGTTGGCGGGCCGCCGCTCGGTCGCACAGGTACGCGCCTTCGACTGGGACGGCGATGCCTCGCCCTACGTGCCGGTGATGTCGACATTCGGCCCGCTGCCCGAGGACGACGTGGTGGAGTAATCCTGGCCTCTTAATACGACTTACGGCGACAGCGCCGGAAGCTCCTGCTCCAACTCCACCGCGGGAGCGAACAGGTCGCCCATCCGTCCGACCCGCTCGATCACGTCGTCGGCGGTGAACACCAGCATCGAGGCATCAGCCGCCTCGGCGCACGCCTCCACCTCTTCCCACGTCACCGGCGTGGAGACGGTGGGCCGGGGCTTGGCCCGCAGTGAGTACACGTTCACCGTGGTCTTGTGCTCGTCGTTCTGGCTCCAGTCGATGAGAACCTTGCCGGGCCGCAAGTCCTTCTTCATCGACGACACCACTTGGTCGGGCAGCCGCTGCTCGAACGACTGGGCCACGGCCAAGGCGAAGTCCTTGGTGCCGTTG includes the following:
- a CDS encoding methyltransferase domain-containing protein, whose protein sequence is MLTVDFERLGLRPGDRVLDLGCGAGRHAFAAVERGARAVAVDADDTEVKGVAAMFAALEGEGDGVALTGDALRLPFPDATFDRVIAAEVLEHIPPDTAAIAELVRVLRPGGTIAVTVPRWGPELVNWALSDEYHSVEGGHVRIYRRSALEGRLRAAGLRLTGHHHAHALHSPYWWLKCAVGVRNDEHRLVKAYHRLLVWDIMSKPWVTQVAERVLNPVLGKSVVLYGMKP
- a CDS encoding glycosyltransferase family 4 protein, with product MSLGEGRLRIAYLAYRGNPHSGGQGVYTRHLTRELVALGHEVTVFGGPPYPDLDEGVELVKVPSLDLYRQPDPFRIPKPREFTSLVDALEFGLMCTAGFPEPLTFSLRARKALRARRGDFDVVHDNQCMGTGMLGMVRDGWPLVTTLHHPITVDRRLELEHARSWRRQLTLRRWYGFVRMQVRVAKRLPAVITVSESSRADIVEQMGVEPDRLSIVHVGVDTTRFRPLPHIARVPGRLMTTASADVPLKGLVPLLEAVAKVRTERHAELVVIGKPRPESRVQETIERLGLAGAVSFVSGVSDERIVELYAEAEVAVVPSLYEGFSLPAVEAMACGVPLVATTGGALPEVVGAHGETGLLVPPGDVGALATAINDALADEALRRRIGDGGRRRVLEHFTWRATAEGTVDAYRKAIASAC
- the lnt gene encoding apolipoprotein N-acyltransferase → MRLAACVVAGVLTALSVPPWGWWPLAFVGLAVLAVATEGVERARRRAKLGLGFGLGMFVPGLWWMSDFHAVGGPLVMLAEAAFVMVAVIVAPPSGRWRVVAFPAALVLAEAVRATIPFGGLPMAGIPPGQVDGPLAPLARVGGELLILGAVALVAMRRVLAVAAVVLLAVLSAAAPDGGAPTGHLDVAVVQGGGRRGFRAVDTDPRQVFEAHVEATAGVRPGVDVVVWPEDVVDVDRPITEAEAGAVLAATADGLDTVLVAGVVEDVRGTRFANAAVAWGPDGQLLDRYDKVHRVPFGEYVPGRSFLDRFVDLSVIPRDAVPGTGPGRLDTPAGRLGVVISFEVFFADRARAAANAGGRLLLVPTNAASFKTSQVPTTQVAAARLRALETGRDLVQAAPTGYGAVVDHHGRLRARTTLGRRQVVHETVALRDGRTVYARFGDAPVIVLAAGALAVAWWRRRIDQVVNSRHP
- a CDS encoding maleylpyruvate isomerase family mycothiol-dependent enzyme — encoded protein: MQPDEIYEDTRARLTAFVRQLGDDDLARPVAACPGWTVRDVVAHLTGVAVDITAGRTEGLATSESTARQVAERAGRSLDELLDEWAEHAPALGRLVRETPRMARAVVDLVTHEYDICGPVESVGFDYSLQAYVTGLDYRLRKHSLPPLRVRAGDEEWELGGGDPATTMATSPTELFRALAGRRSVAQVRAFDWDGDASPYVPVMSTFGPLPEDDVVE